The Desulfobulbaceae bacterium nucleotide sequence ATGGGCTAAAAACACCATGGAGATGAACAACATCAGCCCATACGATTGCTTCATCAACAGCTTTACTCAACTGCAAACCCAACTGAGAAAAAGCTTGTATTGTAAAACCATCTCGTTGGATAAGCTCTCCTTCTTTCTTAACAGACCCAGCCTTACCAATTACTCGAACATCTACACCGTACCGTGCAGTGTATTTTGCCAAACCAGCAATAACCTGGTTTACGCCATTGGCTCTGTCTTTGTTGGCTTTGCCGAGGATAAAGTGGAGTACTTTCATGTTTTTTTATACACTGCATTTCCAAAAAATAACTTGCGCTGAGGGGGCGTTGAACGAGGCATCACACTTAAGTGCATTGCCATACCTATCAATAACCAATATTCTGGTGCGATCAAGGCTCCGTTGATTTGGCCGGTAACAAAAGAATTGAGAACCGCGAATGCAACTCCTTCGTATGTTAGTCCATCTTCTTGATTCCGATGTAATTGGGCCATTTTATAAGCGGCTGTAAATGAAGTGAACAGATAAAGAAGATATGCTAAGCCAGCGAATAATCCTCCGTATGTAAGTGTGGTAATAAGCTCACCTCCTCCTGCTTGCCAAATCTTACCACCATAAATATATCTAACTTGTCCCCAACCAGTTCCAATAATGATGGATTTATCACTTGCCAAAAAGGCATCAATCAAACGCTTTTGAGACATCAACCGGAACTGGCTCGAACCTCCTTCTAAAATTTCTTCTTTATTGAAAAAATTTTGAATTTTGTAAAACGCATATGGATTTATGTTACCCACGAATCCAGTAAAAATATATATTGAAATTCCCCCGCATAGAAAAAGCACTAAAAACTTACGTGTAATTAGTGTGCCACGACTTTTGAATATATACCAAATGAAAATAAAACTTAAAGTGGCTCCCATGCCGTAAATAGCAGAGCGAGTAAAGGTTAACAAAATTCCGACAATCATAACTGAGAGAATTAATGAATTTTTTTTACATAATTTACCCTTGATAAGGGTTGGTAAAAACAGAAAAAAAGAGAAGTTTAAATATTTTGCAAAAGTGTTTGCTTCAGTACGAAATCCTGGACCAAAACCACCGATTATCTGTGAAACCTGAGCATCTGAAAGCGCAAGAATAATTCCGCTAAAGTGAAAAGTGATTGCTTGAACAAGCCCCCAGGCTACACTAATAACTGTTACTGTGAAGATGAGCCGTTTTAATGATTGGATGTTAATTGTTCCACTTATCAAAATAAGCGCTGTCGCCATAGCAATGCCCATGTTCGCAGCTAATAAAAGTAAGCTTGTCATTGCCTCTGTTGGTGTATCAGAGAACAATGCTGCAATTAAATTTACGATCAAAAAAAAGAGAGGGATAGGAAAATTCGTGAGGAAAATAGACGAGGAAGAAACCTACATAGAGACAACAATACAAAGATAACAAGAAGATGATAAATACGAGCGATGCCTCCACCGATTAGGATATAATAAAACTCTGTAGTTAGTAACGCTACAAAGAAAATAGTGTATATTTTTGAACGAAACATAAATAATAACAGTAAAATAACTACTGCTGACGTTAATCCTTCAAGCATGTTGATAAACTCCACTAAAAAACGTCTGTATTGATTTAATATTGCCTAAAAGCTGACGAGACAGGAATATCCATTACTGGTTCATGCGATTAGTTTACCGATAAGTTGTCGGGCTTGTAAACTGTACAACCCTTCAATTGAATGGAGGGAAAATGGTAAGTCGGTAATTCTCCTGTTGGGGCGGAATCTGTTTTGTTTGGTGCAACCAGAAAATGGCCAAATTTCGAAATGAAATTTAATAACTCTAAATACTATTAAGCTATCAAGGTATTTTACTGGTAAATTTTCTCAATACAAGTAGGTGTGTTTTTGCTCTTGTGATAAGTCCCTTTGAAATACTATAAAGAGCGAGTGTCTTATAGGATATTGAAAGCAACCAAAGCTGCCATTTTTGATACCCGGCATAGGTGTAAAGATAATACTTTCTACTTCTAATGAATTGCAGCATACGTTTCGTGCTATCACCTTTTTCACTCTTGACATGAGCGTGGATGGCTATGGCAGATGGTACATATAGAATTTTTCCATTTTTCCTATGAACCATTGACACAAGAATCGGCTCCTCACAGTAAAGAAAGACTCCTTCATCAAGGAAGCCAATATCTCGGAGGAAATCCATTCGCAACATTAGGCAGCACCCAGATACTTT carries:
- a CDS encoding O-antigen ligase family protein produces the protein MTSLLLLAANMGIAMATALILISGTINIQSLKRLIFTVTVISVAWGLVQAITFHFSGIILALSDAQVSQIIGGFGPGFRTEANTFAKYLNFSFFLFLPTLIKGKLCKKNSLILSVMIVGILLTFTRSAIYGMGATLSFIFIWYIFKSRGTLITRKFLVLFLCGGISIYIFTGFVGNINPYAFYKIQNFFNKEEILEGGSSQFRLMSQKRLIDAFLASDKSIIIGTGWGQVRYIYGGKIWQAGGGELITTLTYGGLFAGLAYLLYLFTSFTAAYKMAQLHRNQEDGLTYEGVAFAVLNSFVTGQINGALIAPEYWLLIGMAMHLSVMPRSTPPQRKLFFGNAVYKKT